Part of the Nitrosopumilus sp. genome is shown below.
GAGCTGCTTTTTTAGTTGCAGTTTTTCTCTTTGGAGCGGCTTTGCGTTTTGCTGCCTTTCTCTTTGGAGCTGCTTTTTTAGTTGCAGTTTTTCTCTTTGGAGCGGCTTTGCGTTTTGCTGCTTTCTTAACAGTACGTTTTGCTTTAGTTGCAGCTTTTCGTTTTGTAGCCATTACAGAATTTCGCATTTTCATTCTTTTTCAGTGGTTAAACTAAAGAAATTTACACAATTTGATTACAATTTCTCAAGTAATTTTTTTGTATTTTTTATTTTGATATGATCGTTTTTTCTTTTCAAACTCTATGTTTTCTTTGTATTGTTTTAAAATTTAGATCCTTTCTAAATTAATTGAGATCTTGGAATGTTTTTAGGCATAAATTTATCGTTTCTCGCCATTTTTTTGGCTAATTATTTTTTTCAATTTTTTGATATGGTGAATTTTTTAAATTTTTTTGATCTATGTTAGGTTATGTCCCACGTTTTTTAATGATTGTTAGAACGTCTTCATCAATTAAAACATGATTCAATCCTACTCTTTGCCCTCCAAATTTTACACTCTTACCCCAAACTAATCCATACCGAAATTCTCTTTTCAGTCTTCTATGTAATTTATTACAAATATCTTCAACTGTGTCTCCTTCTCGAGCAATTAGCGGTTCTTTGAAATCTGTTTCTCCACCTTTTGGTCTCATGTAAATTCTAATGAATTTTAATTTTTCATATATTTTTTCTTTTAGTAAATCTATGTTAAGATCAGAGTTTGCTGATACTTCGATAACATCTGATTTGATTTTTGTTTTCAAATTTTTTAGAAATGTTTCATCTACCAAATCAATTTTGTTTAGTATTGTTAATGCTTTTGAATAACTAATGTTCCCTGCAATATGATCTGCTAGTTGTTCAGATGTTATATCTTCTCTAACTACCACCCTTGCACTTACTAAACCATAAAGATGCAAAATATCTTTAAGGTGCTTTTCAGTAATTTTTGTCAATTTTACCTGTTGTGCAATTGCAATTCCTCCCATGGATGCTTTTTCAATTGTAATGTTAGGTGGCAATTGGTTTAATCGAATCCCTATGTTTCCTAATTCATTAACTAGGACATCTTCGTGATATGGCTGGAACACATCTAATACTAGTAATACTAGATCTGCAGTTCTGGCAACTGATAAAATTCTCTTGCCTAGCCCCTTTCCAGTTGATGCTCCTTTAATTATTCCTGGAAGATCCAAAACTTGAATTTTAGCTCCTCTATATTCCATCATCCCTGGAACTACTGTTAATGTTGTAAATTGAAATGCTCCTACAGTTGATTTTGCTCCTGTCATTTTGTTTAGCAGTGTTGATTTTCCCACACTGGGCAATCCGATAAAAACCACTGTTGCATCACCACTACGCCTGACATCGAAACCATCTTGTTTCATTCCTGATTTTTTTGCAACATCAGCTTCTTGCTCTCTTTTTAACTTTGCAATCTTAGCTTTGAGTAATCCTATGTGATGTTCTGTTGCTTTGTTAATCTGAGTTCTTGCCATTTCATCTTGAATGGCTTTGATTTTTTCAGGAATTCCCAAATCTATTCAGCTTTTTTAACATTCTTTTCAAATAAAACCGTATTACTTCGCTTAGTAGCAAATATTATTCGGTTGAAAAAACAATTTTTATGAAAAAAAGAACATTTGCAGTAGATATCGATGGAACAATCACTGAAAATGGTGGGGGTCGAATTCATCTTGATGCACTTGAAGCATTACGAAGATTATCTAATATGGGACATAATGTAATTTATGTAACTGGTCGTTCTTCTGTTGAAGGATTTTTGCTTTCTGTTTTTGGCGGTACCACAAAAATTGCAGTTGGTGAAAATGGTGGATGTATAACCACTGATTCTAATGATCATATGTTGCTAGGTGATCTCGAGGAATGTAAAAAAGCATTTGAAGTAATCAAAAACAATATTGAGAATGTTAAAGAAAAACGTGTTTTTCCTAGGATGACTGAGGTTGTTTTAGAAAGAACTTTTGATTTGGAACTTGCCAAAAAACTACTCTCTGAAAAAAATATTGATGTTGAATTATCTGATAGCCAATATGCCTATCATATCAATTCCTCTGGAATCGATAAAGGATTTGGATTTAGAAAAATTATGGAAAAACTATCTATTTTGCCTGAGGATGTTATTGCAATTGGGGACAGTGCAACGGATGTACCTTTGTTTAAAGTAGCAAAAACCAGCATTGCATTAGGAAATGCATCCGATCAAGTAAAATCTGAGGCTACTATGGTAGTATCTGCAAAAGCTGGTGATGGTGTTATTGAAGCATTAGATAAATTAGCACCCAAACTATCTGAGATATAACATGACATTCAAATCCGTTCTTGATGAAGTTGAAAATAACCTAAACAAAATATTATCTGATCTTTCCCTTTCTGGCATTAATTTTTCTGTAGAGCCTGCAAAACCTGGATTTGGTGATGTGAGTTCAAACATTGCATTTTTGCTTGCAAAATCCCTCAAACAAAGTCCTAAAGAAATATCTGAGATGTTGTCCAAAAAATATAATGGGTGTACCAGTACCTTAGTTTTAAAATCTGAATCTCATCCTTCAGGCTATCTTAATTTCTTTGCAAACTGGGATAATCTTAGCCAATTAATTTTATCTGAATCTTATCTTGAGACCTGTGGTGATGTTGATATTGGAAATAATTCTACCATTGTTGTTGAACATACTAGTGTTAATCCAAACAAAGCACTTCACATAGGTCATATCAGAAATATTATCATTGGGGATACTATTTCTAGAATTCTAAAAAAAGCCAAATACAAAGTCAATGTGTTAAATTACATTGATGATTCTGGACTTCAAGTTGCTGATATTATAGTTGGATTCAAACATTTTGGATATGATGAAACTCCTCCACCTGGTAAGAAATTTGATCACTATTGCGGCGATGATGTATATGTCAAAACTACTGAAAAATATGAATCTGATTCAAACCTTGAAGAAATTCGAAAAACTGTTCTTAAAGATTTAGAAGATGGTGATTCTGAAACTGCAAAATTTGCAGATAAAATTACTCGAAAAGTGTTAGAAGGACAGCTTAAAACGTGTTGGAATTTAGATGTGACCTATGATTGTTTAAACTTTGAATCCCAAATAATTCGCTCAGGTTTATGGAATAAAATTTTTGAGAAATTAAAAGAAATGAACCTGATTGAATTTGAAAATGAAGGTAAAAATGCAAATTGTTGGGTGATTCGTGGAGATGGCAAAGAGGAAGATAAGGTAATTGTTAGAAGTAATGGTACTGCTACATATATTGCAAAAGACATTCCATATGCTGCTTGGAAATTAGGGCTACTTGAAGATCCTTTTAATTATGAAAAATATAGTTTAGAACAACCCCATTCACGTATTTTATGGCAAACAACTCTGGATAAAACTAATCTTGTTTCTAAAGACTTTACTGGGGAAAAAGTTGTTACTGTGATTGATTCTAGGCAATCTAGATTACAAAAAATTATTACTTCTTTAATGGATAAATTCAAATCCATTCCAAATGCATACAATCATCTTGGTTATGAATCTGTTACACTGAGCTCTGAAACTGCTAAAACTCTTGGTCTTGAAACTGATGGCAAACAAGCGCAAATGTCTGGACGAAAAGGATTGTACGTTAGTGCTGATTCAGTTTATGAACTTTTAAAAGAAAAAACCATGACTGAAACCAAAAATCGACATCCTGAAATGAGCACTTCTGAAATTGAAAAAATTGCACATTACGTTTCAGTTGGCACTTTAAGATATGAGATGATTAAACAGGATTTGGACAAAATTATTACATTTGATTTAACAAAATCCCTTAGTTTAGAAGGTGACACTGCCCCTTACATTCAATATACTCATGCAAGAGCGTCCAGAATAATTGAAAAATCTAATCGCGTTCCATCCATTGATGTTAATTTTTCTCTATTGAAGGAAAAATCTGAATTAGATTTGATTAAAACTATTGGTCTGTTTAATTTGCAAGTACGAGATGCTACCAATAATCTATCTCCAAAAGTAATTGCAAGATATTGTTATGATTTGGCAGTTTCGTTCAACTCTTTTTATGAAAAATCAAAAGTACTGGATTTGGAAAATGCTGCTCTGGAAAATTCCCGATTATGCTTGGTAAATTCTTTCAAAATTGTTCTGGAAAAAGCACTATATCTTTTGGGAATTAAAGCTCCTGATAGAATGTAATGTCCTAGAGAGAAACATGTTTCTCCCTAGGGATATCATACTGAGTTGAACTCTGATGATATCATGGCGTGCAAACCAATTACTGTAATTCAATTTGGTGAAAATAAAGAGTTTTTGTTTTATCATTTCATATGCAGGCATATGTGGATCTACTTTTTTTGTTATTTATTTTCAAAACAGACAGTATTTAATTTTGTAATCGATCAAAATTGAAACAGGTGTGGTGACTATATGACAAAAGCAATTGTTGTTGATGATAATGAGGATATTGTTTTTTCTTTATCTGAACTTTTGGAAATGCATGGGATTGATGTTGTGGGAAAAGGATACAATGGATTAGAAGCTGTAAATTTATTTGAACAATTGCATCCTGATGTTGTTCTATTAGATCTTATGATGCCTGAATACGATGGGTTATTTGCATTAAAAAAAATTAGAGAAATTGATCCAAAAAGTACTGTTATTGTAATTACTGGTGGAGGTCCAATCTCTGTTAGTGATGAAATGGATGCTTTAAAACCTACAAAAACTATGTTTAAGCCAATTGACATAAATGTTCTAATTGAAACAATCTGTGAAGAATCTGACAATAAAATGCCCTTTAAAGTTCAATATTCTTTCAAAGAAGATTCAAATCAATATGTTTGTATTTTAACATATGATCAATACAAGAATTTTAAAATTTTACCTGCAATACAAGAATGTAAAATAATTAAAAATGATGAAGAAAATATTCAAGCATACAAAAATGAAATGCAAGAAGCATTAAACTTGGCAGCAAAAAATGACGTTAGTCATATTCAAAAACTATCTCAAGTTGTTAACGGTTAATTATTTTCTAGGTCTTCGTCGTGGGTTATTTTCATAAAACCTTTCAACATTGTCATTCCATTCTTTAGTTTCAGGTAAACGGGAACGTGCATGAGGCCTTTTTCCATTATTTGACAATATTGTACTGTTGTTCTCATAAAATTTGTCTGTCTCTGTAATTAGAACATCTAAAAATTCTGAAGCACCTTTTACTTCTTCACCTTTAGGATTATGATGAGTCATAATAGATTTTGCAAGTGTTTCAATCTTTGCAATTTTGATTCTATATTCACTGAGAATTCTGTGTTCGAAAGATATCATTTTCTTTTTCTCTATTTCACCAGCGTATGTTCATTTCGGTCCTTTTTCCCTATTTGAGGCTACCCATACATTGACTTATCTATGGTTGCATCTGTTGTGTTATTTTGTGCTGAAAATCCACTAAAATTTGAACGAAGAATTTTTTGTACATGTCCTGAAACTCTGGCTACATTATCCCATGTATTATGAAATGTAACTCTGTTTAGAATGGCTTCATCTACATGAGAGAATATTGCTAACCCTGCAATATTTTCACCATCTTTTATCCATTGATGACCAACATTGCAAGTTGTACATATTTCACTAATTTCCATAATTGCCTTTGAAAATGATGGATTCTTCATAACTAGTAATTTTGAATCCTGAGGCGGAAATCGCATGTTGACATTGATATGAATTCTATCTGATCTGTTTGCATTTTTACTGACAATGACATTTGCTCCCACATGGAATTGCCAATCTATTGCCTTACTTTTTTCTCGAATTTTCTCTGTCTGATCTTCATATTTGATGTTGGTTACTTTGACAAAATCTTCAACTAGATTTTTCATTTCTTCAGATGTCTTTGTCATGACTATGATGTATCCCTGTGCAATATATGCATGTTAGAAAAAAGGAATTAGTGGCTGTGTCCACAACCACAAGAATCATGACCCCCATGTCCTTGTGATTCTTTACCATCACATCTGGAACATTTGTCTGAACCCATTGGGGAAAAGAAGCTTATTCCACAAGAGACGCATTTTTGATTTGCCATGATTTCTGTAAAAAAATGCTGTATTTAATGAATACGTATCTTCTATATTGAGAAAAATAATAAAGAATAGAAATTATTTGTCTGAATTACCTATTCATCTTTTTTTTGAAACACTCTGTATTCTCCAATGATGGTGTTGCATTTGTGACAGGTATATTGACCTCTCTCAATCAAAATTAATCCATCTGCAACTGCTTCATTTGGCCGTTCCTCTATTTGTATCTGAGTTGGACCTTCAAATTCTGAATTACATTGTTTGCAAAAATGTTTTAACATTTTTGATGTGTCTAATTTTTCAAGTGATGCTAAAAAATGCTTATCTATATTTGGAACAAGTTTTGATTTGGTAATTTGTTCATCAGTAAGATCTGCATTAATCCATCCTCCTGAGCCTTCTAATCTAATTTCTGTCAATTTAATTTGATGGTGTGTTTGGTCTTAAAATACTGTTTGTATATGCTGTGATTTTTGTTGTTAGTTTGAATTTCCTTTCTCGGAAAAAAAGTCAGTCTCCTTTGCTATGGAGACTCTGTAATGCATTAACTAGTTTATGTGAGCATTGGGCTCTTCCAGCTAACACCGCGAGATGTCTCTGACTCAATAACCTTGATACGTGGATGTTTTTGTTAAAAAATCAGAATCAAAAATAATTACTTTTAGGTAAAATTTCTAAACGTCCGATCAAAATTCTATAAAGGAAAATAGCTTCATAATTCGGCAATATTCATCAAATTTGAGGAAATCAGAGAGAACCCGTTGAAATAATCATTAGCAAATAGAATCGTTTCTTTTAGTTATTAACACTTTGAATGAGCAAATTTATGATTTTTAGTATTATATCATTACCCCATTGCTGTCTTTAGTTTCTGATTCAACAATTGCTTTGATTTGTGAGGTGTCCTCACAATTTTTTCTAAATCCTATGGTATGTTGTAAAATTCTAACAATTCCTAATCGCTTATAGCTGCCTGTAGTCTTATCGTATTCTTTTTCATGTTTTGTTAAAATCATTGCCTTTACTTTTTTTTGACATGTTTTACAATACACAAATATTTCTTCCATGAATTCTCTACACTGTTTCTAAATTTAAGCAAAGTGATATCTGAGAGTTTAAAATGACCAGTAGATTCTTATCTAAAATTCTATGGCAAAATATATGACAAAAATTAAGAATAATTCTCCTGTGTTATTCTTTTACAATAATTCAAAAAAATGGTTAGTTAAAATTTCAAAAAATGAGTCATTTCATACTCATATTGGTATCCTTAAACATGCTGATGCAATTGGAAAAGAGTATGGTTCTAAATTAATTACTAACAAGGACAAGTATGTCTATCTTCTTGAACCTACCATGTATGATTATGTAATGAAAATACAGCATGGGACCCAAATTGTTTATCCAAAAGATATTGGATATATTGTTACAAGAGCAGGTATTGGAGATGGCCAAAAAATTTTAGAGATTGGAACTGGTAGTGGTTCTTTAACTTCTTTTGTTGCAAGTATTGTAAAACCTAGAGGGCATGTCTATACCTTTGATGTTGATGAAAAATTTATGAAAATAGCTGAAAAAAATATCAAAAAAGCAGGTGTTTCAAAATATGTTACCCAGCACAATTTAGATTTAAAGACTGCTAAAAAAATGCCTCTTGAGGATATGGATGTAGCATTAATTGATTTAGGAGATCCTTGGGTTGTAATTCCACAAGTAAGACAAATGCTGAAAGGAAGTGGTAGCGTATTTGCAATTTGTCCAACTATGAATCAATTAGAAAAACTAACTATGGCATTGGTGGAGAATGAATTTACAGATATCGAATCTACAGAACATATTATAAGAAATATTGAAGCACGAGAAGGAAAAACAAGACATTCTTTCCAAGGAATTGGCCATACGACATATCTTTGCTTTGCAAGAAAGGCCTTTTTTGGTAGGGACTCCAAAGAAAAACCAAAAAAAACTCACAAAACAACAACGGATGATAAAACGACTAAATCAACAAAGAAAACTAGAGGTAAAACTGTTAAAAAGACTAAAAAATCCTCAAAGTAAAATAAGATTTATTCAGTCATTCTTTGTGGAATATACATGGTAAGAAAAAACCTTACTCCTTCAGTTGTAAAAAAATTCATCCCTGCTAGAAAAGCAAAATCACGAAAGGGAGACAATGGGGTTGTATTAGTTGTAGGTGGAAGTTACATTTACCATGGTGCACCTATTTTATCTTCTATTGCTGCATTAAAGTGTGGTACAGATCTTGTTTATACTTCTGTCCCAAAAATTAATGTGTCTCCAACACGTTCCGTATCTCCTAACTTGATTGTCATTCCTTTAGTTGATCAAAAATTTACTCGTGGAGCAGCAAACAAGCTAATTGGTGCATTGCCTCGAAATTTAGATTCTGCAACTATTGGGATGGGGCTTGCAATCCAAGAAAAAAACTCTCTACTTCATTTTGTAAAATCTTTACTTGATAGAGATGTTAGATTATCTTTGGATGCTAGTGCTTTAATTCCTGAGGTGCTGCCCCTTTTGGCAAACAAAAATGTCGTAGTAACTCCTCATGCTGGTGAGTTTAAACGATTATTTGGAGAATCTCCATCTAATTCCAAAAATGAAAGAATCAAACTAGTAGAAAAAAAGGCAAAAGAATTTGCTATAACTGTATTATTGAAAGGTGCAACTGATATTATTTCAGATGGTTCTATCACTTATCTTAATGAGAAAAAAACTCCTGCGATGACTGTAGGTGGAACAGGAGATGTTTTATCTGGATTAGTTGCTGGATTGTTGTCAAATAATAGAAATTCATTAGAATCTGCATCTGCTGCCACATTCATTAATGGTTTGGCTGGTAAATCTGCTCAAAAGAAATTGGGATTGCACATGACCTCGATGGATCTTTTAGTTGAAATTCCTGCAGTGATGAAGCCTTTTGATAGAATTGTGTGAATAGAATGGCTCCTACAAAATATGTAGATTCTCATATGGCTGAGATTATTTCTGATTTACAGACATTAATTCGTCAACCTAGTGTTTCGGCAAAAAATGAAGGTATTGAGGAATGTGCAAAATTAGTTCAAAAATTATTGAAAAAATCTGGAATTCATTCTGAAATTTTGAGATTAAAAAAAGATATTGCTCCAATTGTCTACGGCGAAATAAAATCTAAAAAAAATCCTTCAAAAACTTTGATGTTTTACAACCATTATGATGTACAACCTGCTGAACCATTTGATTTATGGGACGATCCTCCATTTAGTGGTGTTAGAAAAGGAAACAAAATTTTTGGAAGAGGTGCAACTGATGATAAAGGAGAATTAATCACTAGAATCAAAGCAGTTGAAGCTTGTCTAAAAACAACTGGTGATGTTCCATGTAACATAAAATTTGTAATTGAAGGCGAAGAAGAAACTGGCAGTGCTCATATTGAAGATTATCTAAAAAAATACAAAAAGAAATTTTCTTGTGATGGTGTAATCTGGGAATTTGGATATGTTGATGCAAAAAATCGACCAATAATTGGACTCGGAATGAAAGGATTACTTTTTGTTGAATTATCTGTAAAAGAATCTATTAGAGATGCCCATTCCAGTCTTGCTGTTTTAATTAAAAATCCTGCATGGCGTCTAATTGATGCCATAAGTACCATTAGAAATTCAGATGGGAAGATTCTCATCAAAGATTGGTACAAAGAGGTATCGCCTTTATCAAAAAATGATCTAAAAATTATCGAGAAAGAACCCTTTGATGAAAATGTTTTCAAAAAAGAATTTGGAATCAAATCTTTTGTAGGAAGCATGAAAGGAATGGATGCAAAAAAGGCAATGGTGGCAGGGGCTACCTGTAACATTGCAGGATTTGTGTCTGGATATGCAGGTGATGGTGCAAAAACTGTTTTGCCTGGAAGTGCGTTAGTGAAAATAGATTTTAGATTAGTTCCTAAAATGAATCCAAAAAAACAAGCAATGCGATTAAAAAAACATCTGATATCAAAAGGATTTTCCGATGTTGGCATCAAGGTATATCATGGTGAAGCAGCTGCTAGAACTAATTCCTCAGATCCTTTTGTTTCACAAGTAAAAGATGCAGCTGACAAATCTTTTGGCAAATCCATTTTGAATATTTCAAATGCAGGAACTGGTCCGATGCATCCTTTTGTTGATATATTAAAAGCACCTTGTATTTCTATAGGGAGCACCTATATGTTTTCCAGAATTCACTCTCCAAATGAATTTGCGCGAGTGGATTTACTTAAAAAAACTACAAAATGTATGTGTCTAATAATGGAAAATTTTGGAAAAACTAGTGTAAACATCTAGGCAGTTTTTTGATTGCATGGGCAAGTGATATTCTTCCTGGTCCTACAATCATGATGACTATCGAGGATGCAAGCAAAATCAAGTCTAGTTCTACTCCTCCTTTTCCTGTAATGCTTGATGCTCCTTTGACCATGAATATTGCACCTAACATGATTATTGAAATTAGTGATGCTGATAATCTACTTAGTACACCTATAATTAGTAAAATCCCTGGAACTAGTTCTGCTAATGCAATTGGGATTTGCATTTCTGCTGGTAATCCCATGTTGGGCAAATTCTCTGCAAATCCTGGATTGAATTTTGACATTCCATGTAAAATGAAGATTACTCCTATGGCAGATCTTAAACCCATAAAGACAACATCGTTAAGAATTTTTTCTCTTATCTCTGCTGAAGTCAATGAGTAAATCAGTCTATTTTCAGTATAATTATTTTGCTCATAAATTACGCGTTAAATGTAGAAAGCCCTTTATTATGCGGCAAAATTATTTGAAATATGTCAATGTATATGCCAGGAGCAACTGCTGTTGGAATTACTTTTGATGGTGGCGTAGTTTTTGCTAGCGAAAAAAGGATCGCCTTTGGTAATTTTCTTGTAAGTAAATCTACAAAGAAAACATTCCCAATTACTCCTAAAGTTGGTGCAACTTGTGCTGGTCTTGTGGCTGATATGCAAATTTTGTCTTTACAAATAGCGGCTCTTGCAAAAATTAGAAAAATGGAACTAAAAAGAGATGTTCCTCCAAACACTGTTGCCAAAATGATGTCTAATATGATGTATGAAAGAAGATATTTTCCATTATTGACTCAGGTGATTGTTGGTGGAGTTGTTGATAAACCAATTATGTATACTTTAGATCCATTGGGTTCTGTATTGCCTGATGAATATGCTGCAGTAGGTACTGGAGCTGAGATGGCATTAGGTGTTTTGGA
Proteins encoded:
- a CDS encoding GTP-binding protein yields the protein MGIPEKIKAIQDEMARTQINKATEHHIGLLKAKIAKLKREQEADVAKKSGMKQDGFDVRRSGDATVVFIGLPSVGKSTLLNKMTGAKSTVGAFQFTTLTVVPGMMEYRGAKIQVLDLPGIIKGASTGKGLGKRILSVARTADLVLLVLDVFQPYHEDVLVNELGNIGIRLNQLPPNITIEKASMGGIAIAQQVKLTKITEKHLKDILHLYGLVSARVVVREDITSEQLADHIAGNISYSKALTILNKIDLVDETFLKNLKTKIKSDVIEVSANSDLNIDLLKEKIYEKLKFIRIYMRPKGGETDFKEPLIAREGDTVEDICNKLHRRLKREFRYGLVWGKSVKFGGQRVGLNHVLIDEDVLTIIKKRGT
- a CDS encoding phosphoglycolate phosphatase, encoding MKKRTFAVDIDGTITENGGGRIHLDALEALRRLSNMGHNVIYVTGRSSVEGFLLSVFGGTTKIAVGENGGCITTDSNDHMLLGDLEECKKAFEVIKNNIENVKEKRVFPRMTEVVLERTFDLELAKKLLSEKNIDVELSDSQYAYHINSSGIDKGFGFRKIMEKLSILPEDVIAIGDSATDVPLFKVAKTSIALGNASDQVKSEATMVVSAKAGDGVIEALDKLAPKLSEI
- the argS gene encoding arginine--tRNA ligase; translation: MTFKSVLDEVENNLNKILSDLSLSGINFSVEPAKPGFGDVSSNIAFLLAKSLKQSPKEISEMLSKKYNGCTSTLVLKSESHPSGYLNFFANWDNLSQLILSESYLETCGDVDIGNNSTIVVEHTSVNPNKALHIGHIRNIIIGDTISRILKKAKYKVNVLNYIDDSGLQVADIIVGFKHFGYDETPPPGKKFDHYCGDDVYVKTTEKYESDSNLEEIRKTVLKDLEDGDSETAKFADKITRKVLEGQLKTCWNLDVTYDCLNFESQIIRSGLWNKIFEKLKEMNLIEFENEGKNANCWVIRGDGKEEDKVIVRSNGTATYIAKDIPYAAWKLGLLEDPFNYEKYSLEQPHSRILWQTTLDKTNLVSKDFTGEKVVTVIDSRQSRLQKIITSLMDKFKSIPNAYNHLGYESVTLSSETAKTLGLETDGKQAQMSGRKGLYVSADSVYELLKEKTMTETKNRHPEMSTSEIEKIAHYVSVGTLRYEMIKQDLDKIITFDLTKSLSLEGDTAPYIQYTHARASRIIEKSNRVPSIDVNFSLLKEKSELDLIKTIGLFNLQVRDATNNLSPKVIARYCYDLAVSFNSFYEKSKVLDLENAALENSRLCLVNSFKIVLEKALYLLGIKAPDRM
- a CDS encoding response regulator — its product is MTKAIVVDDNEDIVFSLSELLEMHGIDVVGKGYNGLEAVNLFEQLHPDVVLLDLMMPEYDGLFALKKIREIDPKSTVIVITGGGPISVSDEMDALKPTKTMFKPIDINVLIETICEESDNKMPFKVQYSFKEDSNQYVCILTYDQYKNFKILPAIQECKIIKNDEENIQAYKNEMQEALNLAAKNDVSHIQKLSQVVNG
- a CDS encoding tRNA (adenine-N1)-methyltransferase, with translation MTKIKNNSPVLFFYNNSKKWLVKISKNESFHTHIGILKHADAIGKEYGSKLITNKDKYVYLLEPTMYDYVMKIQHGTQIVYPKDIGYIVTRAGIGDGQKILEIGTGSGSLTSFVASIVKPRGHVYTFDVDEKFMKIAEKNIKKAGVSKYVTQHNLDLKTAKKMPLEDMDVALIDLGDPWVVIPQVRQMLKGSGSVFAICPTMNQLEKLTMALVENEFTDIESTEHIIRNIEAREGKTRHSFQGIGHTTYLCFARKAFFGRDSKEKPKKTHKTTTDDKTTKSTKKTRGKTVKKTKKSSK
- a CDS encoding NAD(P)H-hydrate dehydratase → MVRKNLTPSVVKKFIPARKAKSRKGDNGVVLVVGGSYIYHGAPILSSIAALKCGTDLVYTSVPKINVSPTRSVSPNLIVIPLVDQKFTRGAANKLIGALPRNLDSATIGMGLAIQEKNSLLHFVKSLLDRDVRLSLDASALIPEVLPLLANKNVVVTPHAGEFKRLFGESPSNSKNERIKLVEKKAKEFAITVLLKGATDIISDGSITYLNEKKTPAMTVGGTGDVLSGLVAGLLSNNRNSLESASAATFINGLAGKSAQKKLGLHMTSMDLLVEIPAVMKPFDRIV
- a CDS encoding M20/M25/M40 family metallo-hydrolase; this translates as MAPTKYVDSHMAEIISDLQTLIRQPSVSAKNEGIEECAKLVQKLLKKSGIHSEILRLKKDIAPIVYGEIKSKKNPSKTLMFYNHYDVQPAEPFDLWDDPPFSGVRKGNKIFGRGATDDKGELITRIKAVEACLKTTGDVPCNIKFVIEGEEETGSAHIEDYLKKYKKKFSCDGVIWEFGYVDAKNRPIIGLGMKGLLFVELSVKESIRDAHSSLAVLIKNPAWRLIDAISTIRNSDGKILIKDWYKEVSPLSKNDLKIIEKEPFDENVFKKEFGIKSFVGSMKGMDAKKAMVAGATCNIAGFVSGYAGDGAKTVLPGSALVKIDFRLVPKMNPKKQAMRLKKHLISKGFSDVGIKVYHGEAAARTNSSDPFVSQVKDAADKSFGKSILNISNAGTGPMHPFVDILKAPCISIGSTYMFSRIHSPNEFARVDLLKKTTKCMCLIMENFGKTSVNI
- a CDS encoding DoxX family protein; translated protein: MTSAEIREKILNDVVFMGLRSAIGVIFILHGMSKFNPGFAENLPNMGLPAEMQIPIALAELVPGILLIIGVLSRLSASLISIIMLGAIFMVKGASSITGKGGVELDLILLASSIVIMIVGPGRISLAHAIKKLPRCLH
- a CDS encoding proteasome subunit beta — protein: MSMYMPGATAVGITFDGGVVFASEKRIAFGNFLVSKSTKKTFPITPKVGATCAGLVADMQILSLQIAALAKIRKMELKRDVPPNTVAKMMSNMMYERRYFPLLTQVIVGGVVDKPIMYTLDPLGSVLPDEYAAVGTGAEMALGVLDPQFKPNMSKDEAVDLAKRAVRSAALRDSASGDGLDVLVITNDGTEEFTEEIK